The following are from one region of the Cytobacillus firmus genome:
- a CDS encoding thermonuclease family protein, whose product MKVIRWTIITIVIVFMLLMSIAAPAAFIGLAVFLIGLYLNNQHRKYKINFKKSGWIMAAGFILSIFLATADSDATDTVNEPEKEQIQSEENEADKKAEEEKLAQEKAEKEEVKKQAEEQARLEAEQEEKQKQEEAEKQKQEQEQRQAAESLGLELVTVGRVVDGDTIETSDGRKVRLIGVNTPESTTRVEEFGKEASQFTKSELGGKKIWMQKDVSDTDRYGRLLRIVWLDIPADDMEEDEIREKMFNAHLVLKGYAEPSTYNPDVKYSEYFRKFGREARESSKGLWALGDEGTTKGDLDSEAVSGSSSNTGKSGSNDSSGTAGNSTSSESSESYQNCTELRKVYPNGVPSTHPAYDSKHDRDKDNYACER is encoded by the coding sequence TTGAAAGTTATAAGATGGACTATTATTACTATTGTTATTGTGTTTATGCTTTTAATGAGCATAGCTGCTCCTGCTGCATTTATCGGGTTAGCAGTCTTTTTAATTGGTTTATATTTAAATAACCAGCACCGTAAATATAAAATAAATTTTAAAAAATCGGGCTGGATTATGGCAGCAGGCTTCATTTTATCCATATTTCTAGCAACTGCAGATTCCGATGCAACCGATACTGTAAATGAGCCTGAGAAGGAACAGATACAATCAGAAGAGAATGAAGCAGATAAAAAAGCTGAAGAAGAAAAGCTTGCCCAAGAAAAGGCTGAAAAAGAGGAAGTGAAAAAGCAAGCTGAGGAGCAAGCACGGCTAGAAGCAGAACAGGAAGAAAAACAGAAGCAGGAAGAGGCTGAAAAGCAAAAACAGGAGCAGGAACAAAGACAGGCTGCAGAGAGCTTGGGCCTGGAATTAGTTACCGTTGGCAGAGTAGTGGACGGTGACACAATTGAAACCTCTGACGGCAGGAAAGTCCGCCTGATTGGAGTAAACACTCCCGAATCAACAACAAGAGTGGAAGAATTCGGGAAAGAAGCGAGCCAATTCACCAAATCTGAGCTGGGTGGCAAGAAAATCTGGATGCAAAAAGATGTGTCAGACACCGATCGATATGGCCGCCTGTTGAGAATTGTTTGGCTCGACATCCCGGCGGATGATATGGAAGAAGATGAAATACGTGAAAAAATGTTTAATGCCCATTTGGTTTTAAAAGGGTATGCGGAGCCATCCACCTACAATCCGGATGTGAAATACAGTGAATACTTCAGAAAATTCGGCAGGGAAGCAAGAGAATCCAGTAAAGGGTTATGGGCCCTTGGAGATGAAGGAACGACAAAAGGGGATCTGGATTCTGAAGCTGTGAGTGGTTCTTCAAGTAATACCGGTAAAAGCGGGTCGAATGACAGCAGCGGTACAGCCGGCAATTCAACTTCTTCAGAAAGCTCAGAGTCCTATCAAAACTG
- the sdaAA gene encoding L-serine ammonia-lyase, iron-sulfur-dependent, subunit alpha, with protein sequence MLFRNVAELIELAENKGVKIAEIMIQQEIEVTGLTRDEIIAKMDRNLTVMEQAVERGLKGVTSVTGLTGGDAVLLQKYIQSGKALSGNILLDAVSKAVATNEVNAAMGTICATPTAGSAGVVPGTLFAVKEVLKPTRMEMIEFLFTSAAFGFVVANNASISGAAGGCQAEVGSASAMAAASIVEMAGGTPKQAAEAMAITLKNMLGLVCDPVAGLVEVPCVKRNAMGASNAMTAADMALAGITSRIPCDEVINAMFLIGQSMPSALRETAEGGLAATPTGRRLQEEIFGKKQ encoded by the coding sequence ATGTTATTTAGAAATGTTGCTGAGCTTATAGAGCTCGCTGAAAATAAAGGTGTAAAAATAGCCGAAATCATGATTCAGCAGGAGATAGAAGTAACCGGATTAACACGTGATGAAATTATTGCCAAAATGGACCGCAACCTGACTGTCATGGAACAGGCAGTTGAGAGGGGACTGAAAGGGGTAACATCTGTAACAGGACTCACAGGCGGCGATGCAGTTCTTCTGCAAAAGTACATTCAGAGCGGAAAGGCTTTATCTGGAAATATTTTATTGGATGCTGTAAGCAAAGCGGTTGCAACCAATGAAGTAAATGCAGCAATGGGCACAATCTGTGCAACACCGACAGCCGGTTCAGCGGGTGTGGTTCCAGGTACTTTGTTCGCTGTTAAAGAAGTCCTCAAACCAACACGTATGGAAATGATCGAATTCCTGTTTACTTCCGCAGCATTTGGCTTTGTTGTGGCAAACAATGCCTCCATCTCAGGTGCTGCTGGAGGATGCCAGGCTGAGGTGGGGTCTGCAAGCGCCATGGCGGCAGCTTCCATTGTAGAAATGGCAGGCGGAACGCCAAAACAGGCCGCTGAGGCCATGGCAATTACATTAAAGAATATGCTGGGCCTTGTATGTGACCCAGTCGCCGGACTAGTAGAAGTTCCATGTGTAAAACGGAATGCCATGGGTGCTTCCAATGCGATGACAGCTGCGGATATGGCACTCGCCGGAATTACGAGCAGAATTCCATGTGATGAAGTCATAAATGCAATGTTCCTAATCGGACAATCCATGCCTTCAGCACTGAGGGAAACAGCTGAGGGAGGACTCGCAGCAACACCTACCGGCAGAAGACTGCAGGAAGAGATTTTTGGTAAGAAGCAGTAA
- the sdaAB gene encoding L-serine ammonia-lyase, iron-sulfur-dependent subunit beta, producing the protein MKYRSAFDIIGPVMIGPSSSHTAGAARIGRVARTLFGKQPSKAEISLYGSFAKTYKGHGTDVAIVGGILDFDTFDERIPSALQLAKDAGIEVIFTVEDTVTDHPNTVRVKLTEGDREIELVGISIGGGTIEITELNSFELKLSGEHPAILVVHNDQFGVISAVTNILSKHQINIGHMEVSRKEKGKMAIMVIEVDQKIGQEVMTELEGLPNITQIIRMVD; encoded by the coding sequence ATGAAATACAGATCAGCATTTGATATTATCGGCCCGGTTATGATCGGCCCATCAAGCTCTCATACAGCTGGAGCCGCACGTATTGGACGTGTTGCCCGGACTCTTTTTGGAAAACAGCCGTCCAAAGCAGAGATTTCCTTATATGGTTCTTTTGCAAAAACCTATAAAGGACATGGCACGGATGTGGCAATTGTCGGCGGTATCCTTGACTTTGATACCTTTGACGAGCGCATCCCTTCCGCCCTGCAATTAGCTAAAGATGCAGGGATTGAAGTCATTTTTACAGTTGAAGATACCGTAACCGACCATCCTAATACTGTAAGAGTCAAGCTTACTGAAGGAGACCGTGAAATCGAACTTGTGGGAATATCCATCGGCGGCGGAACCATTGAAATAACTGAACTGAATTCCTTTGAACTTAAATTATCCGGTGAACATCCTGCCATTTTAGTTGTTCATAACGATCAGTTTGGAGTTATCTCCGCTGTAACGAATATTTTATCCAAGCACCAGATCAACATCGGCCATATGGAAGTTTCACGCAAGGAAAAAGGAAAAATGGCCATCATGGTCATAGAAGTGGATCAGAAGATCGGCCAGGAGGTAATGACGGAGCTTGAAGGGCTTCCGAATATAACACAAATTATTAGAATGGTTGACTAA
- a CDS encoding helix-turn-helix transcriptional regulator: MKECHRPVFDLAIRTADMLVRMFGSRCEVAVHDFSDLKKSLIHIAGDITERKIGSPITDLVLNELAKHKNDVNDIANYKTQSKKGNVMKSSTIFLRDDENKVIGALCLNYDISLLMQFGGEIEQFISFDEHSSKSETFFNSVQDVIHEMVDQVLQGFKKAPSLMTLEEKVECVRQLEDKGTFLIKGATDYVASVLGVSKFTIYNYLQKIRTINELQPEGSPGA; this comes from the coding sequence TTGAAGGAATGCCATAGACCTGTTTTTGATTTGGCGATCCGGACTGCAGATATGCTTGTGCGAATGTTTGGTTCCCGCTGTGAAGTGGCCGTGCACGATTTCAGCGACTTAAAAAAATCGCTTATCCATATAGCAGGAGATATAACAGAAAGAAAGATCGGCTCACCCATCACCGACCTTGTATTGAATGAATTAGCCAAACATAAAAATGATGTAAATGATATTGCGAATTATAAAACACAGTCCAAAAAAGGAAATGTCATGAAATCATCTACGATTTTTCTCCGGGATGATGAAAATAAAGTAATCGGCGCACTATGCCTAAATTATGATATAAGTCTGCTCATGCAATTCGGAGGAGAAATTGAACAATTTATCAGCTTTGATGAACATTCGTCTAAATCGGAAACCTTTTTTAATTCTGTGCAGGATGTTATTCACGAGATGGTAGATCAGGTTCTTCAGGGATTTAAGAAGGCACCTTCATTGATGACGCTTGAAGAAAAAGTTGAGTGTGTACGCCAGCTTGAAGACAAAGGGACATTCCTCATTAAAGGAGCAACTGATTATGTCGCATCTGTTCTGGGGGTTTCAAAATTCACTATTTATAATTACCTTCAGAAAATCAGAACGATAAATGAGCTCCAGCCGGAAGGCAGCCCTGGAGCATAA